The sequence below is a genomic window from Cicer arietinum cultivar CDC Frontier isolate Library 1 chromosome 6, Cicar.CDCFrontier_v2.0, whole genome shotgun sequence.
AAACCACTATCCTTGACACAAATAGTTCAGAATCTCGACGATGCACCTTCCCCTGATAGCACTCTGCTCCTAAGAATAATGCGAGTTATGGTTCGGAGAAAGATATTCAGCTCTGAAAAATCTGAAACCGGAGAAACTCTTTATGGTTTAACTAGAGCATCAAAATGGATCCTACAAGACACAAAAATGACATTGGCACCAATGTTGTTGCTTGAGAATCATCCATTTCATTTGAACCCTGCTAACTTTATTAGTGACATTATAAGAGAAGGGACAAAAAATGGAACAGCTTTTTTTAGGTGTCATGGTCATGAACAATTTGAAATGACGGGTTTGGACCCAAAATATAATGAATTGTTTAATCAAGGTATGGTTTGTACGGCTAGAATTGTTTCAAGGGCTGTTATTGCTGGATATAAAGATggatttaatcaaattcaatcTTTGGTTGATGTTGGAGGTGGAATTGGTGGATCTCTTTCTGAAATTGTTAGAGCTTACCCTCATATTCAAGGTATTAACTTTGATTTGCCTCATGTTGTTGAGACAGCACCTAAGTTTGATGGTATCACTCATGTTGGAGGAGACATGTTTGTTTCTGTTCCTAGTGCTGATGCTATTTACATGAAGGTATAATTCAAAACGTTGCATGTTtggtttataaatattaatttaatcatcATGGNNNNNNNNNNCACTCTTTCAAATACATTATACTAAACTTTTCTACTTAGTTCAACAAGTTTATAATGCGATAATTACATCATATTATATCTATGGTCTATGTTTAACAATttacaatttgttgttttttgttttggtaAATTTTAGTGGATTCTTCATGATTGGAGTGACGATCATTGCATAAAGATTTTGAAGAATTGCAGAAAAGCAATTCCAGAAAAAACAGGAAAAGTCATAATTGTGGACCATGTTTTAGACCCAGAAGGTGATGAACCATTTACTGACACAGGAATCGCGTTTGACATGATGCTTCTTGCACACAATGCTGGTGGTAAAGAAAGAACTGAAGAGAATTGGAAATATCTCTTTAAAGAGACAGGATTCCCTCGTTACAACATCATCAAAATCAATGCTCTGCCATCAATTATTGAGGCGTTTCCAATCTAATAATCTGAATTCATGAGATGTTACTTTGGTTTTATGATATGGTTTCGTGTTATGTGTGGCTTTAATGGGAGTTTTGTTGTTGGTTTATGCTAGACAAGTGTTCCTTTTTGTATGATAATTTGAATAAACATTGTTGGTGGGTCACTCTAATTAAGCTATGATTCGTGAATGGGATTTTGGTTCCATCAGGTCAGACAGCAGAGTCTTGTGTTGTGTGAGTGTTGAGAATGTAGTACTATTGTTAATCAGTTTcatgaattattaattaattggtGTGAAACTTTTTGTTTCTTccctttttctttcaattacaCTAATCCTATGCTAATTTCATATATAACTTTTAGTGTGAGAGTGAATTATTAACAATCAGtttgtttttgagttttaaaaaactggtttgaaaaataacttttagcCATCAAGATATTATTCAATTGGGTTCAGCCATTAAAGTTATACAAAACAAACTATCAACCACGATATCTCATAAATAAAACAACTCGTTGTATCAGTTTCActactgtagaaaaccgttttACAATTACACCATTTAAATATGTCGATTAATGTCACTTGTAATATGGTAATATGACCACTCAAAAATTTGAAGGAACAAGTTTTTCCGATAAAGGGACCAAACGAAAATTTGGGACGAAGCAGAAAAGGGAGAAGAGATCAAACTCATATTTATTTCGGAGTTTTGGATTTATAGAGGAATTATGTAtctaatttgagaaaattttgcGAGAGTGATTTTTGACTAGTTCTCTGAAGATGAATCAGTCCACAAAAAACTGACCTACAAAATTGAAGGAATACTTAGTCACGTGAAAACTGACGAGGAAAAGTGGAACTGAAAGGAGCACTCGGTCAACACAA
It includes:
- the LOC101506993 gene encoding (R,S)-reticuline 7-O-methyltransferase-like → METVLSKHSPPSAFKGLSKEEEESLLGQIEIWKYMTQFTDSFALKSVVELRIADIIDRYGKPLSLTQIVQNLDDAPSPDSTLLLRIMRVMVRRKIFSSEKSETGETLYGLTRASKWILQDTKMTLAPMLLLENHPFHLNPANFISDIIREGTKNGTAFFRCHGHEQFEMTGLDPKYNELFNQGMVCTARIVSRAVIAGYKDGFNQIQSLVDVGGGIGGSLSEIVRAYPHIQGINFDLPHVVETAPKFDGITHVGGDMFVSVPSADAIYMKWILHDWSDDHCIKILKNCRKAIPEKTGKVIIVDHVLDPEGDEPFTDTGIAFDMMLLAHNAGGKERTEENWKYLFKETGFPRYNIIKINALPSIIEAFPI